The following DNA comes from Rhinolophus sinicus isolate RSC01 linkage group LG06, ASM3656204v1, whole genome shotgun sequence.
GTTCCATAGCCAAGCTCCTCCAACACAGCAACTGAGCCACTCCTTTCAAAACGGTTAATGACTTTAGGACATCAGTCAGTGTGATTTCCTTTTCGGGACCACAGAATGGTGGCACTCTACACCCACGGCACAACTGTTGTCCTTAGACTTCCCTTCACTACTTCCTGGGAATTCCTATATGGGACCTCTTGGTCCTGGATCACTTGTGTTCCTCTTTCTTGACTGACTCCCTCATTTCGATGGAGTATATACTTCAACAGCTTCCCTTAAAAGGGTATGTGAGACTTTGTTTCATACCTGCATGTCTGAAAAAGTCACTATTCTACCCTTATCCACATTATAGTTTGgctaggtatagaattctagtttggaatcattttcctgaaaatttttGAAGCCACCTTCCCACTGTCTTCTAGTTTCCAATGTTGCTGTTGAAAAGTCTgatgccatttttatttccagtccTTCCATATGTGACACACACTTTTATTTGTTCTTGGAGGTAGGGGGCAGGgacaagaaactttaaaaatctccCCCCCTTATCTCTTGGTGTTCTAAATCTCTCAATAGTATGGATCCTTCTTCATTGATTGGCCTGCACACTTGCTGAGCCCTTTCAAATTAGAACCTGGGTCCTCCAGTTCTGGAAAAATGCCCTTTATAATTTCTTGATTAATTTCCTcccctccatttttctgttgcttttcctttttctggaacTTAGTAGATATTAAACCTTCTAGATTGAttcttcaaagaaacaaattagacattcatcttttctttcatgtttttaagttcattctctttctgttctactttctggAGAGTTCCTTGATTTATCTTCCAAATGAACTATACAATTATTAATTTCTACAGCTTCATTTCTAAGTTCTAAGAACTCTTATtttatgagtgttcctttttaaAGCTTATAGCACTTTACCAGCCCCCTGAAGCCCCCGTAATAACCCCCTACCATGCACTATCTCCCACAGCGGCAACCACTAATGTTACCTCTAACACTATAGATGAGTTTTCCCTGCGTTTGAAATctacataaatgaaatcacacagtctatactcttttgtgtctggcttctttcactcagcattatgtTTGTATGATTCACCCATGCGGCATATAGTTGTAGTTTATTCTTTCTCAGTGTTGTGTAACATTCTGTTCTGTCAATACACCACAATTAATTTCCATTGATGAGCATTGTGTTATTTCCAGAATGGGGCTATCATGAACAGAGATGCTATGAACATTTCAGTatatgtcttttggtgaacatagGTACACATTTCTGTAGGGTATATAcacagaggtggaattgctgggttctaGGACAGACACTAGGGCCTGTAGTAAATAACTGTTAAACAGCTTTTCAAAGTAGTTGTTCCAATTGACaccccatcagcagtgtatgagagtttcgGTTGTTCCACAGCTTCACCACACTTGATATTTCCTATCTCTTCCAAGGTAGCCATTCTGGTAGGTGTGTAAATGTatcttatatgtttttttttttaatttgttttttcaaacagctttactgagatataatttacatactatattaggttggtgcaaaagtaattgctgtttaaaaggttaaaaataattgcaaaaacagcaattacttttgcaccaacctaatataaaaaacCCATTGTGAGCAGTTTGGTTATTTTTAGTAAAAGTATACAGTTGTGCAATCATTACCACagtccagttttagaacatttccatcaccccagaaagctCCCTAGTGCCCATTTGCAGTCATTTCTCCTCCCACACCCAGCCCCAGACAACCACTGACATACTTTTTATTTggcattaatttacatttccctgatgactaatcgAGTCTTTTTTCATATGGTGATTAGCCATTTGGATATCCTTTTTGTCAAGTTTCTGTTCAAGTTTTTCAccaatttttatattaacttgCTTGTCTTTTTCATACTGCTTTGGAGGAGTCCTTTATTTTGGCATATGAGTACTTTGTCAGATAAatatattgtgaatatattttcccactctgtgctttgctttttcattcttttagtgGTTTATTTTGATAAGCAGAAGCTACTAATTTTAATACAATGcgatttatatttcttcttttatgattAACATCTTTTGTGTCCcgtttaagaaatcttttttatTCCCAAATCACAAAGATGTAGTCCTATTTTTCTCAAAAGTccttattgtttccattttcacatttGGATCTGCAGCCCATCTGGAATTCAtatttgtatgtggtgtgaggtagggacacatataattttttttgacaCATGGGTATCCAATTGACCCAGTGTCATTTACTAAAAAGAGCATTGTTTCCCCGGTGACTGCAGGATCACCTTGGTCCTAAGTCAGGTGTGTGTCTACCTCTGACTCTCTTTGGTTCCATTGGTCAATTTGTTTCTTGTTGCCAATGTCACAGTCTTAATTACTATATCTTTAACtttacaattatttctttttaaaatagcatcctGTTCTCATTTTATGAGCGCAGTATTTTGTCTTTATAAGGATTTTGACTCGTGTTGGAAGTTTTCTTCTGCTCCCTACATTGTCTTTATTTCCTCCAAGCTCTTTTTTTTGGTCTTGCTCTCTGTAGTTCATGCTAGTAGCATTCCTTAAACGTGGGTAATCCTTGACTAACCTTTTGTATTTACAAGTAAGGCTCTGAAAAGCCAATTGAAAACCTTGAGTGGATGAATTGGGCTTAGCATTTTGGGGGCCTCCTGGGGTGCTAGGGCAGGGATGTCCCTCTCTTGAGGGGATTTCTCTTTGGTTCATCAGTTTCTCAGCAGTGAAACTTCTGATCTCCTGACTGGGCATAGAAGGCTCACTGACAATGTCTTGGGTGGCAAGTGAAGAAAAGCTGGGGTGTCTCAGAATGCCTTCTCTTAATTCATCTGTTCTCAGCATCTTGCACCCCCTCACACATCCAGCTGTGCCTAGAGTACCAAATGTGGAGGTAACTCCAGCTCAGCATCTCAGTAAATCTCTGGCTTCTGCCAGGAGCTAACTGGCTGTCATTTGGTTACAGGGAGTAGGGAAGCACCTGCTTCTTTTATAGACTTTCTACAGTCCTCATTTCAGCCCAACCTCCCCTCTCAGCCGAGGGATCCCAGACCGGAGCCTGTCTAGGGGTTCGCATGTGAACTGGATGCCTTTATCCAGTTGGTCTTGCTCTCTGTAGTTCATGCTACTAGCATTCCTTAAACGTGGATAATCCCCAtgttttctgcttattttcaAAACTCATTAGTGCTTTTACcagagaacaagagagagagaacagtgtgAGATCTCAATTCTCTCTCCCTGCAACTCCATTCCCATTCACGTTTTTGCTTTCCATCTTCCAAAATGTATTTGGCACCTCTCACCTGCTCTagtcccttccctcttccttgtcCTTTCGGGTTTACTTTTTTTATGCCTTGCTATCAATTTTAGtgggtttcagagggagcatagGCTTGGTCTTCTGTGGGTAACTAGGATCCCCCTTTGAGATTTGCACTCCCTATTCAGActctctggaatgttcttcctgtCACTCTTCCCTTTAGTGGTCCATTGTCGTCCTTCAGGTCTCAACACAGCatgccacctcctcagggaagccttccctgaatgcTGCCTCATGTAGAGCAGCCCCCTGCAGCCCAGTTCCATTCTCTGCCATCACCATCAAACTTGTGGTGTCTTTGCCTGAGGGCCTGAGTGAGTTGCCCCACAGCAGCTATTTCCTTAATAGCTTTGATTGCACTCGAATCACTTTACTTATTTGTAGATTGGTTACTCAGTCCTCCTTTTGCCCTCAGCAGCATGTGGTGTGCACAATAGACATAGTCAATATCTGTACACAAAGGCTTAGAGAGAAAAAGGTGCCACTTCCCTGGACAGATGGGGTTAGCAGGCTGTAGGCTGGGATTGGCGTCTTCTGCCCATGTGGGGCCACTAAACGGTCTTGCCACAGTATGAAGGACAGGGCCGAGGGCTGAGGCTCGCAGGAGCTGGGCACATGGGGTGCTCAGGACGGGTGGCACCTGACCAACCCATTCTTCCCCGCCCCCCGCTCCAGACAGACCCAGTGCGGCTGACGCAGCTGTACGAGCAGGCTCGGTGGGACCTGCTGCTGGAGGAGATTGACTGCACTGAGGAGGAGATGATGGTGTTTGCAGCCCTGCAGGTGCCAGACAGGCCTGGGGGACCCggggggctgggctgcaggcCAGTCCTGGGGCAGAAAGGCTCTGCCAGAGTGGGGCCCATCGCTGGGGAAGCCCTGCTCAGGGCATGGCGGGATCAATGGACTGCCCGCTGAGCCCTCCCATGTACCCCACCCAGTACCACATCAACAAGCTGTCCCAGAGCGGGGAGGTGGGTGAACCAGCCGGCACAGACCCAGGGCTGGATGACCTGGATGCAGCCTTAAGCAACCTGGAGGTGAAGCTGGAGGGGTCAGCACCCACGGACGTGCTGGTGAGGAGGGGGTCCAGTCAGGGGGGCGGtcaggcccagcacagggcccGGGCCCCCATCTGACTCCTCTCCTCCCCAGGACAGTCTCACCGCCATCCCAGAACTCAAGGACCATCTCCGGATCTTCCGGTAAGTTTGGGCCATGCGGTAggggccagtgtggagagggagcagaggagggaaatGTGGCCTGTCACCACCTCCCGCCTCACCCTCAGGCCCCGGAAGCTGACCCTGAAGGGGTACCGCCAGCACTGGGTGGTGTTCAAGGAGACCACACTGTCCTACTACAAGAGCCAGGATGAGGCCCCTGGTGACCCCATTCAGCAGCTCAACCTCAAGGGTGAGTGAGGGTGGCCCCGGCAGAACAGGGTCAAGGGCAGGGCTGTGGGTTGCTCAGGTGATGGTCTCACCTCAGTTTTGTCCTGGGGGCCAGGGAAGATGCCCTGTGTCCTGAGCCAGCTGTGCAGGGCTGTCATTTACCCAGGGGCTTCTCAGGCAGCCTCCCCCTCTGTAGCCTTCTAGCCCACGCCTTCTCCCTCCAGGCTGTGAGGTGGTCCCTGATGTCAACGTCTCAGGCCAGAAATTCTGCATCAAACTCCTGGTGCCCTCCCCTGAGGGCATGAGTGAGATCTACCTGCGGTGCCAGGATGTaagggctgggcaggggcccGGGCCGGGCTGAGGCtggagtgggggcgggggcaggggcaggggctgaATCAGAGCTTGGCTAGCCCCTCACCACCCTCGCCGGTCCTCCCACCACAGGAGCAGCAGTATGCCCACTGGATGGCCGGCTGCCGGCTGGCCTCCAAGGGCCGCACCATGGCGGACAGCAGCTACGCCAGCGAGGTGCAGGCCATTCTGGCCTTCCTCAGCCTGCAGCGGACAGGCGGTGGGGGCTCGGCCAACCACGCCCAGGGCCCTGATGCCTCCCCTGAGGGCCTCAACCCCTATGGCCTTGTTGCCCCCCGCTTCCAGCGAAAATTCAAGGCCAAACAGGTACCAGAAAGAGTGGGTGGAAGGAACGACCATAGCATTTACCTGGTCAACCTTGGCCCCTGGATCTCCACAGAGCCTTCTTCTGGAAAGCCATGTGTGCTCACTTGTTTCTTCTCCCACCATGTCCCTGAGACTGAGGGTGCTGGTCCCCTCCCTCTGAGGACCAGCTGCCCATGTCCACCTCAGGGCCTGGCTCAGCTTATAGTTGCTGACTGGTGAGAGGGTGCACTCTGGTGGCCCCACAGTGGGCACTGGCCCTGCCCCAGGCTTAGCATCCTGTCTCCCTGATGGGGACAGGCATCGGGTCCCAGGGACTTTGGCAGCCCCTCACCAGTGTGATCCCACAGCTCACCCCACGGATCCTGGAAGCCCACCAGAACGTGGCCCAGCTCTCGCTGTCTGAGGCCCAGCTGCGCTTCATCCAGGCCTGGCAGTCTCTGCCCGACTTTGGTATCTCCTATGTCTTGGTCAGGTATGAATGCCACCCCGGTCTGTTCTGCCCTCATCTGCTGCCTGTGGGCAGCACCCTAAAGCCTCTCTTCTTGTTTTCTGTGcccccctccctgcacccccacaACAAACACAACAGGGAGAGAGATCAGGCCAGGAAAGCAGGAGACCCAGCTCTCTGCCACGGACCACTCCATCTGGGCCTCGGTTAGCTGGTCTGTAGGACAGGGCCCACATTGGCCACTGTGACCGGGAGTGCCCCCACTTGCCCATTTTCTAAGCCTGCAAGGATATGAGTGAGGCAATGGATGAAGATGGTACCAAAACAAAAGTTGTTATTTAAAGGCATGGACTATTTGCCTGATGCTGCTAAACACTATTATAATGATTATATCAGTTaagccccattttccagatgagggaCTTGAGGCCCAGAGAACCTAAATAACTTACTTGTACAACTTGCTCCTGAGCACCACACCAGGCTGTCTGGGTGGGCTCCCGGGCCACGCAGGGTGGGGCCCTTGCTCACACTCTGTCCCTCTGGGGACCAGGTTCAAGGGCAGCAGGAAAGATGAGATCCTGGGCATCGCCAACAACCGACTCATCCGCATTGACCTGGCCGTGGGCGACGTGGTCAAGACCTGGCGCTTCAGCAACATGCGCCAGTGGAATGTCAACTGGGACATCCGGCAGGTGGGCCCAGAgtgagggtgggggtagggtcagggcccagggccagggccagggccaggcccagCCAGGACAGCACAGGGGCTGCACTCTTATCCCACCCCCACCAGTCCCTCTGACTGCCCGCCCTGCAGGTGGCCATCGAGTTTGACGAGCATATCAACGTGGCTTTCAGCTGCGTGTCTGCCAGTTGCCGCATTGTGCACGAGTACATCGGGGGTTACATTTTCCTGTCAACGCGGGAGCGGTCTCATGGGGAGGACCTGGATGAGGACCTCTTCCTGCAGCTCACAGGGGGCCACGAGGCCTTCTGAGGCCTGTCCTACTGCCTCCATCCCGCTCACTACCTGCCATGGCCACTCGTAAGCCCACACCCACTGGGACTCACTGCCCACACCCTCTCCAAACATGCACCAACCCGGGCACATTCACCCACTGACACTGGCTTTGTGCAGACCAGGGATCTGGCTGGGCCCAACCCTGCCATCCTACAGGCTGGGGAGGGTGGGCCCTGAGTTCTACAGGGCCCGCCCTTCCCTTGTCTGGTTGGCCAAGACCAACACCCCTGACCTACTTGTAGTCCCTGACCATATGAGGAAGATCAGCTGTAGCTACAAGGTGATTCATCATTTCAAACTGGagtcttgtttttgttgtctttttttttaaataaatattttattgttggaTCATCCTTCCTCTGGAACTGTGCTTGGGGCCACTCTGACACTCTGTATCTTCATTACCAGACAAGGAGAGGGGTTTTCCTGAGATAGAGATGAGTTAATTAAAGAAAGGGAGACCTAAGTCAGACTGGGATTGGGAGCTGGGAAAGAGGTGAAGGGCAGAGGGCACAGGTTTCAGGCACaaagaatgggggtggggtggagtggtgGTTCTCACGGGTAGGGCGTAGCTGCAGGGCCTCCTTGAAGTACTTGGGAAGCAGAAAGCCATCAGCATTCCCTGGAGTCAGGATCACCCCATTGGCAGAGCGGAAGAAGGGGATTCCATCTGTAGACAGAGCCAGAGATGTGActtgtgccctctctgcaggccTAGGGCAGTCCCTGCTATGTCCAGACTCACCTGCCAGGGCCAAGGGCCCGTTGATGAACACGGCCACTTCACAATTTGGCCGCATGCCTGTGGAGACAACTGGAGCTGGGGCCTGGGGCGTCTGGGGTTGCAGTTATCAAACCTGGAGAGGCTGGCATCCTGGGCTCAGTGGGGAAAAGGGAGTGCTGCTGCATGCATGGTATGGGGTGGTCTTTAACAATAGAGGCTAGGACCCTTGGAGGGAACCCCGGGAGGACAGAGTGGGTGGGAATAGCTGGAGGGGAGAACTGACCACTGATGACACCAGGGTCCCCAGGCAGTCCTGGAGCCAGGTGGATGTGTGTCCTTCCCTGGCAAGACAGGCCCTTGAGCAGGATGGAGGGCCAGTGCCGCCAAAATGTGCCATGGACAAGCATCAAAGGCAGGGCCTGTGTCTCCAGGGGTATCAGCTCCAAATCAGGTACCTAGCACGGGTTGGGGAATGGGCTGTGAGACCTCCCTCACAGGCAGGGTCCCACCTGGCTCTCCCATTTGTCTCCTGAGCCCCACCTGCAGGGAGTGACCCTGATTGGCCCTGATGAGAGGGCCAGTGCTGGGGTCGCCCGGCTTCAGTGCAAACCGCTGCTTCCCACTGGTGTCCACCACACGCTGCACATCTTCAGCTGAGAAGCTGCGGAACTGGGGTAGCTGCAGGAGGGTGCCCAGGGGCACGAAGCCATCTGTGGGCAGGCAGGGTGCTGAGGAGCTTAATTTGCTCTGGCCTCAGCCAGAGTTAGCAGGGCGAGCCACAGGCAACCGGAACAGAGCCTGGGCTTGTGGGTCACAAGGGTTCATCTGTGTGACCTTTAAAAAGtctcccctttctgggcctcagtttcctcaactgacAATGAGAGTAGGATATGCTTCGTGTAGGGTCACAAATATAAAATGACCTTTTTTAGCAAGTACTCGGCCAAAGTGGACACTCAGTAAGCCTCATTTGCAtcaacaccccccaccccgtgcCCATTCTTGGGATAAGTGTCTATTGGGCCACTGGGCTGGAAGTATCACTAAGCCTGGCTCAGACAAAGTCTCCTCTCCCAGTTTGCCCCAGACATGATATTGGGTTAGGGGCCTCGGTCTTCCCTGTACATGAAGGGATGTGCCCTCTGAGTAGTGCCCATAGGGAGCGGTAGGAGCCAAGGGTGAGGGCAGTCAGAAAGGCTCACACTGCTCTTTGCACTTGAGCTCCTCCTCGCCCCAACCTCCAAGAACCTCACTTACCGGCCCCCATGGGAAGCCCCAGCTTCAGGGCCCCGTGGCGCAGGGCGTAGGACAGAGCCTTGGACAGTCGCACATCTCCATCCTGCAAGATCCCAGAGGTGGCCCCTGGTCCCCGCGGTGATCCTGCCCTGCTACTAACCCTGAACTCGGAGTGACCTGATGCAGGGGGTGACCAGTGAGAGAGGAGTCCCTGTGCTCTCTGGGAAGAGTATGACCCATCAGCCCCCACTCCCACTTCACCAGCATTTCCCAGGGAACCAGGGCTCAGAGTCCCCTTACCCCTGCCCTCCCACCATGGGGTGGGGTATACCTGTTCCTGGGGTCTGTGAGACCTTCTACCCCTGGGCCGCGCTCctgcctgcttccctcctccaGAGGAGTTCATAGCCAAAACTGTGGGGAGCAGTGACATGTGGGGACTGTTAAGGACCCTTCCATGTCTCCACCTTGCCCAGAATGTCACAAGCCTCAAGATACGAGAGCTGGGAGGGGAACAGTAAGCTCATTAAATTCACTTCCCAGCCCAACTCCCTAGtgcagatagggaaactgaggcccagcaagcaagagttgcccaaggtcatactgtCAGCCACGGAGCCCAGGAAAGCCGAGCCTCCGCGCTTCAGGCTCGCGGGTCTGTCCCGCGAGGTGGGCCTGAGGAGGCGGGGCCGGCGTCCAGGTTAACGGGGCGGAAGATCAGGGTCGACCAAGACAGACCTAGCAGGAACGCGGAGGACAAACGGGTAGGCTCACCAATTCCTGCTGTTAGGCAGCTAATACCACGGGCTCCTGAGGGCCGGGACCAATGAGAAGCCTAGGAAGGAGGGGCGGGCACTTCCGCTCTGATAAAATGGGCGGAGTCTGAGGGCTGAATTGGTGGTAAGTGACAGCTGGAGGCTGGAGCTTCCGGACCCTGGTAGGGGTCCCTGCGCGTCCGGGGTTGGAAGCAGGACCCCTGGGTTTGGGAGATATGGGCTTTAGTGGGTAACTGGACCTAGAACCTCTGGGTGGTTGGCGTGCCCTGGAATCCCAGGGATGTCTGGCCCCAGGAGTCCATGACTCTTGCTGGATAAGACACTTTACCTGTCCACGGGTGTGCAGAAGGGCTGGGGGTATCCTCAGTAGGTCTGTGGGTGGCTATGGGTCCCCCAGCGTGACAGGCCTGGCTGTGACCTCCCCCAGAGCTGCCCTGTCCAGACCATGGACCCTGAGGTGTACCTGCTGCTGCATTGCCCCCCCGGTGGGCTGCCCAAGGAGCAGGTACGGGCTGAGCTGAGCCCAGCCCACGACCGTCGCCCACTGCCAGAAGGGGACAAGGCCATTGCTGCTGTCTGGGAGAGCCGGCTACAGGCCCAGCCCTGGCTCTTTGATGCCCCCAAGTTCCGCCTGCATTCTGCCACTCTAGTGCCCACTGGCTCACCAGGGCCGCAGCTGCTCTTGCGCCTGGGCCTTACTTCTTACCGAGACTTCCTGGGCACCAACTGGGCCAGCTCAGCTGCCTGGCTGCGACAGCAGGGAGCCGCCGATTGGGGTGACAAGCAAGCTTACCTGGCAGACCCACTGGGGGTGGGCGCTGCACTGGCCACCGCAGATGACTTCCTTGTCTTCCTGCGCCGCTCTCGG
Coding sequences within:
- the FERMT3 gene encoding fermitin family homolog 3 codes for the protein MAGMKTATGDYIDSSWELRVFVGEENPEAESVTLRVTGESHIGGVLLKIVEEIKRKQDWSDHAIWWEQKRQWLLQTHWTLDKYGILADARLFFGPQHRPVILRLPNRRALRLRANFSQPLFQAVAAICRLLSIRHPEELSLLRAPEKKEKKKKEKEPEEEVYDMTKVVLAGGVAPALFRGMPAHFSDSAQTEACYHMLSRPQPPPDPLLLQRLPRPSSLMDKTQLHSRWLDSSRCLMQQGIKAGDTLWLRFKYYSFFDLDPKTDPVRLTQLYEQARWDLLLEEIDCTEEEMMVFAALQYHINKLSQSGEVGEPAGTDPGLDDLDAALSNLEVKLEGSAPTDVLDSLTAIPELKDHLRIFRPRKLTLKGYRQHWVVFKETTLSYYKSQDEAPGDPIQQLNLKGCEVVPDVNVSGQKFCIKLLVPSPEGMSEIYLRCQDEQQYAHWMAGCRLASKGRTMADSSYASEVQAILAFLSLQRTGGGGSANHAQGPDASPEGLNPYGLVAPRFQRKFKAKQLTPRILEAHQNVAQLSLSEAQLRFIQAWQSLPDFGISYVLVRFKGSRKDEILGIANNRLIRIDLAVGDVVKTWRFSNMRQWNVNWDIRQVAIEFDEHINVAFSCVSASCRIVHEYIGGYIFLSTRERSHGEDLDEDLFLQLTGGHEAF
- the TRPT1 gene encoding tRNA 2'-phosphotransferase 1 isoform X6; translated protein: MNSSGGGKQAGARPRGRRSHRPQEQLPQFRSFSAEDVQRVVDTSGKQRFALKPGDPSTGPLIRANQGHSLQVPDLELIPLETQALPLMLVHGTFWRHWPSILLKGLSCQGRTHIHLAPGLPGDPGVISGMRPNCEVAVFINGPLALADGIPFFRSANGVILTPGNADGFLLPKYFKEALQLRPTRKPLSLSGNEDTECQSGPKHSSRGRMIQQ
- the TRPT1 gene encoding tRNA 2'-phosphotransferase 1 isoform X4, with the protein product MTLVLAMNSSGGGKQAGARPRGRRSHRPQEQLPQFRSFSAEDVQRVVDTSGKQRFALKPGDPSTGPLIRANQGHSLQVPDLELIPLETQALPLMLVHGTFWRHWPSILLKGLSCQGRTHIHLAPGLPGDPGVISGMRPNCEVAVFINGPLALADGIPFFRSANGVILTPGNADGFLLPKYFKEALQLRPTRKPLSLSGNEDTECQSGPKHSSRGRMIQQ
- the TRPT1 gene encoding tRNA 2'-phosphotransferase 1 isoform X2; its protein translation is MTLVLAMNSSGGGKQAGARPRGRRSHRPQEQDGDVRLSKALSYALRHGALKLGLPMGADGFVPLGTLLQLPQFRSFSAEDVQRVVDTSGKQRFALKPGDPSTGPLIRANQGHSLQVPDLELIPLETQALPLMLVHGTFWRHWPSILLKGLSCQGRTHIHLAPGLPGDPGVISGMRPNCEVAVFINGPLALADGIPFFRSANGVILTPGNADGFLLPKYFKEALQLRPTRKPLSLSGNEDTECQSGPKHSSRGRMIQQ
- the TRPT1 gene encoding tRNA 2'-phosphotransferase 1 isoform X1, which encodes MTLVLAMNSSGGGKQAGARPRGRRSHRPQEQDGDVRLSKALSYALRHGALKLGLPMGAAPCLPTDGFVPLGTLLQLPQFRSFSAEDVQRVVDTSGKQRFALKPGDPSTGPLIRANQGHSLQVPDLELIPLETQALPLMLVHGTFWRHWPSILLKGLSCQGRTHIHLAPGLPGDPGVISGMRPNCEVAVFINGPLALADGIPFFRSANGVILTPGNADGFLLPKYFKEALQLRPTRKPLSLSGNEDTECQSGPKHSSRGRMIQQ
- the TRPT1 gene encoding tRNA 2'-phosphotransferase 1 isoform X7; the protein is MGAAPCLPTDGFVPLGTLLQLPQFRSFSAEDVQRVVDTSGKQRFALKPGDPSTGPLIRANQGHSLQVPDLELIPLETQALPLMLVHGTFWRHWPSILLKGLSCQGRTHIHLAPGLPGDPGVISGMRPNCEVAVFINGPLALADGIPFFRSANGVILTPGNADGFLLPKYFKEALQLRPTRKPLSLSGNEDTECQSGPKHSSRGRMIQQ
- the TRPT1 gene encoding tRNA 2'-phosphotransferase 1 isoform X3, whose protein sequence is MNSSGGGKQAGARPRGRRSHRPQEQDGDVRLSKALSYALRHGALKLGLPMGAAPCLPTDGFVPLGTLLQLPQFRSFSAEDVQRVVDTSGKQRFALKPGDPSTGPLIRANQGHSLQVPDLELIPLETQALPLMLVHGTFWRHWPSILLKGLSCQGRTHIHLAPGLPGDPGVISGMRPNCEVAVFINGPLALADGIPFFRSANGVILTPGNADGFLLPKYFKEALQLRPTRKPLSLSGNEDTECQSGPKHSSRGRMIQQ
- the TRPT1 gene encoding tRNA 2'-phosphotransferase 1 isoform X8, which codes for MGADGFVPLGTLLQLPQFRSFSAEDVQRVVDTSGKQRFALKPGDPSTGPLIRANQGHSLQVPDLELIPLETQALPLMLVHGTFWRHWPSILLKGLSCQGRTHIHLAPGLPGDPGVISGMRPNCEVAVFINGPLALADGIPFFRSANGVILTPGNADGFLLPKYFKEALQLRPTRKPLSLSGNEDTECQSGPKHSSRGRMIQQ
- the TRPT1 gene encoding tRNA 2'-phosphotransferase 1 isoform X5, translated to MTLVLAMNSSGGGKQAGARPRGRRSHRPQEQDGDVRLSKALSYALRHGALKLGLPMGAAPCLPTDGFVPLGTLLQLPQFRSFSAEDVQRVVDTSGKQRFALKPGDPSTGPLIRANQGHSLQVGLRRQMGEPGMRPNCEVAVFINGPLALADGIPFFRSANGVILTPGNADGFLLPKYFKEALQLRPTRKPLSLSGNEDTECQSGPKHSSRGRMIQQ